A window from Primulina huaijiensis isolate GDHJ02 chromosome 11, ASM1229523v2, whole genome shotgun sequence encodes these proteins:
- the LOC140988987 gene encoding GTP-binding protein YPTM2: MNPEYDYLFKLLLIGDSGVGKSCLLLRFADDSYLESYISTIGVDFKIRTVEQDGKTIKLQIWDTAGQERFRTITSSYYRGAHGIIVVYDVTDQESFNNVKQWLNEIDRYASDNVNKLLVGNKCDLTAQKVVSTEAAKAFADEIGIPFMETSAKSATNVEQAFMAMAASIKNRMASQPAMNAARPSTVQIRGQPVNQKSGCCST; the protein is encoded by the exons ATGAATCCAGAATA TGACTACCTTTTCAAACTCTTGCTTATTGGAGATTCTGGTGTTGGCAAATCATGCCTTCTTCTGAGGTTTGCG GATGATTCATATCTTGAGAGTTATATCAGTACCATTGGCGTCGACTTT AAAATTCGTACAGTGGAGCAGGATGGGAAAACCATCAAGTTACAAATA TGGGATACTGCTGGACAAGAACGTTTTAGGACAATCACTAGCAGCTACTATCGCGGGGCTCATGGCATAATT GTAGTTTATGACGTGACTGATCAAGAGAGTTTTAACAATGTCAAGCAATGGTTGAACGAGATAGACCGATATGCAAGTGACAATGTTaacaagcttcttgttggaaatAAGTGTGATCTCACAGCACAGAAGGTCGTGTCCACCGAGGCTGCGAAG GCATTTGCTGATGAAATTGGGATACCTTTCATGGAAACAAGTGCAAAAAGTGCTACTAATGTGGAGCAGGCTTTCATGGCCATGGCCGCCTCAATCAAAAACAG GATGGCAAGTCAACCGGCCATGAATGCTGCCCGACCTTCAACCGTGCAGATCAGAGGACAACCTGTTAATCAAAAGTCTGGCTGCTGCTCCACCTGA
- the LOC140987998 gene encoding RGG repeats nuclear RNA binding protein A-like isoform X1 translates to MMSSINPFGLLGDDDSEDPTQLLASKQLNAPAQAPAQAKKAPAQAPAAQAKPTAKLPSKPVPPAQAVRESKNEDQRGGGRGAARGGGRGRGGRGFNRDVVDNENAFGITNGFSRGYKQSEDGDAGKDSSERRPYGGPRGGGGVRGGRRGGISNGETTEGERERPRRAFDRHSGTGRGSGFKREGAGRGNWGTPADEIATRETEEPVVEGEKNVDAEKPSEQEDVNANKETPANEPENKEPEEKEMTLEEYEKVLEEKRKALVALKSEERKVNLDKELESMQILSNKKNDDEFFVKLGSDKDKRKEAAEKAKKSVSINEFLKPAKGEYPRSGGRGQGRGRGRGGAGVSNYNVQAPAIADDGEFPSLAGK, encoded by the exons ATGATGAGTTCTATTAATCCTTTTGGGCTTCTGGGTGATGACGACTCCGAGGACCCAACTCAGCTCCTTGCTTCGAAGCAGCTGAATGCACCGGCTCAGGCTCCGGCTCAAGCCAAGAAAGCTCCGGCTCAGGCTCCGGCGGCTCAGGCCAAGCCTACAGCTAAGCTTCCCTCCAAGCCTGTCCCTCCAGCTCAGGCTG TGAGAGAGTCCAAGAATGAAGATCAACGTGGAGGAGGCCGTGGTGCTGCACGCGGCGGTGGGCGTGGACGCGGTGGGCGTGGATTTAACCGTGATGTGGTTGACAATGAAAATGCATTTGGAATCACTAATGGTTTTTCCAGAGGATATAAGCAATCAGAAGATGGAGATGCTGGAAAGGATTCTTCAGAAAGGCGTCCATATGGTGGGCCACGCGGAGGTGGTGGCGTCCGAGGGGGTCGCCGTGGTGGTATTAGCAATGGGGAAACTACAGAGGGTGAACGTGAACGCCCACGAAGAGCGTTTGATCGTCACAGTGGAACTGGGCGTGG gTCTGGCTTTAAACGTGAGGGTGCTGGTCGTGGAAATTGGGGAACACCAGCTGATGAGATAGCCAC TAGGgaaactgaagaaccagttgTGGAAGGAGAGAAAAATGTTGATGCTGAAAAGCCATCAGAACAAGAAGATGTTAATGCTAACAAGGAAACTCCTGCAAATGAACCAGAAAACAAGGAGCCTGAAGAGAAG GAGATGACTTTGGAGGAATATGAGAAAGTCCTGGAAGAGAAGAGAAAGGCCTTGGTTGCGCTCAAGTCTGAAGAAAGGAAGGTTAACTTGGACAAAGAACTTGAGTCCATGCAGATTCTGTCCAACAAGAAGAATGATGATGAATTCTTTGTTAAATTG GGTTCTGACAAAGATAAACGTAAAGAGGCTGCTGAGAAAGCGAAAAAG TCTGTAAGCATAAATGAGTTTCTGAAGCCGGCCAAGGGAGAGTACCCCCGATCTGGAGGTCGTGGTCAGGGACGTGGTCGCGGTAGAGGTGGAGCTGGAGTAAGCAATTACAATGTGCAGGCCCCAGCCATTGCAGACGATGGAGAGTTCCCTTCCCTTGCAGGTAAGTAA
- the LOC140987998 gene encoding RGG repeats nuclear RNA binding protein A-like isoform X2, whose product MMSSINPFGLLGDDDSEDPTQLLASKQLNAPAQAPAQAKKAPAQAPAAQAKPTAKLPSKPVPPAQAVRESKNEDQRGGGRGAARGGGRGRGGRGFNRDVVDNENAFGITNGFSRGYKQSEDGDAGKDSSERRPYGGPRGGGGVRGGRRGGISNGETTEGERERPRRAFDRHSGTGRGSGFKREGAGRGNWGTPADEIATETEEPVVEGEKNVDAEKPSEQEDVNANKETPANEPENKEPEEKEMTLEEYEKVLEEKRKALVALKSEERKVNLDKELESMQILSNKKNDDEFFVKLGSDKDKRKEAAEKAKKSVSINEFLKPAKGEYPRSGGRGQGRGRGRGGAGVSNYNVQAPAIADDGEFPSLAGK is encoded by the exons ATGATGAGTTCTATTAATCCTTTTGGGCTTCTGGGTGATGACGACTCCGAGGACCCAACTCAGCTCCTTGCTTCGAAGCAGCTGAATGCACCGGCTCAGGCTCCGGCTCAAGCCAAGAAAGCTCCGGCTCAGGCTCCGGCGGCTCAGGCCAAGCCTACAGCTAAGCTTCCCTCCAAGCCTGTCCCTCCAGCTCAGGCTG TGAGAGAGTCCAAGAATGAAGATCAACGTGGAGGAGGCCGTGGTGCTGCACGCGGCGGTGGGCGTGGACGCGGTGGGCGTGGATTTAACCGTGATGTGGTTGACAATGAAAATGCATTTGGAATCACTAATGGTTTTTCCAGAGGATATAAGCAATCAGAAGATGGAGATGCTGGAAAGGATTCTTCAGAAAGGCGTCCATATGGTGGGCCACGCGGAGGTGGTGGCGTCCGAGGGGGTCGCCGTGGTGGTATTAGCAATGGGGAAACTACAGAGGGTGAACGTGAACGCCCACGAAGAGCGTTTGATCGTCACAGTGGAACTGGGCGTGG gTCTGGCTTTAAACGTGAGGGTGCTGGTCGTGGAAATTGGGGAACACCAGCTGATGAGATAGCCAC GgaaactgaagaaccagttgTGGAAGGAGAGAAAAATGTTGATGCTGAAAAGCCATCAGAACAAGAAGATGTTAATGCTAACAAGGAAACTCCTGCAAATGAACCAGAAAACAAGGAGCCTGAAGAGAAG GAGATGACTTTGGAGGAATATGAGAAAGTCCTGGAAGAGAAGAGAAAGGCCTTGGTTGCGCTCAAGTCTGAAGAAAGGAAGGTTAACTTGGACAAAGAACTTGAGTCCATGCAGATTCTGTCCAACAAGAAGAATGATGATGAATTCTTTGTTAAATTG GGTTCTGACAAAGATAAACGTAAAGAGGCTGCTGAGAAAGCGAAAAAG TCTGTAAGCATAAATGAGTTTCTGAAGCCGGCCAAGGGAGAGTACCCCCGATCTGGAGGTCGTGGTCAGGGACGTGGTCGCGGTAGAGGTGGAGCTGGAGTAAGCAATTACAATGTGCAGGCCCCAGCCATTGCAGACGATGGAGAGTTCCCTTCCCTTGCAGGTAAGTAA